Proteins encoded together in one Neobacillus sp. FSL H8-0543 window:
- a CDS encoding helix-turn-helix domain-containing protein, protein MIGERIKKLRGQKGYSITELADLANVSKSYLSYIERNLNKNPSIHFLIKIANSLDVPIENLLLGIDEANYLKNTEEEILDKEWKKIIEKAIEDGIGKDDFREYINYIKFKIWEKNRK, encoded by the coding sequence ATGATTGGAGAGCGAATAAAAAAATTAAGAGGACAAAAGGGATATTCAATAACTGAGCTAGCTGATCTTGCTAATGTCTCAAAATCTTATTTAAGTTACATTGAACGGAACCTTAATAAAAATCCATCTATTCATTTTTTAATAAAGATCGCCAATTCCTTAGATGTTCCAATTGAGAATTTACTTTTAGGGATTGACGAAGCAAATTATTTGAAAAATACTGAAGAAGAAATACTGGATAAAGAATGGAAAAAAATAATTGAAAAAGCTATTGAAGATGGAATAGGTAAAGATGATTTCAGAGAATACATTAATTATATTAAATTTAAGATTTGGGAAAAAAATCGAAAATAA
- a CDS encoding lactonase family protein encodes MKTNTKYTGYIGTYTKGNSKGIYSFKLDVEAAIISDIKEVAQMENPTYLNISKNNHYLYAVNKKGEVGGVSSFSIDPVTHELTTINSQMLPGSSPCHVSVDSSGKLLFSANYHKGTVESYLIDSVDGSIRPPSSVVQHEGHGPDPRQEKPHVHFAGVTPDEKFLAVVDLGIDALITYEIAKDGKMAEKSRLNVSAGSGPRHLTFHQNQKIAYLMTEFSSEVIVLEYNERDGSFLVVQTISTLPDNFAENNQGSAIHISRDGLFVYAGNRGHNSIAVFGVDQDTGTLHFVEHVSTAGDWPRDFEIDPSGKFIVASNQNSSNLVLFARDQETGRLTLLQSDVEIPDPVCVKFLHY; translated from the coding sequence ATGAAAACTAATACGAAATACACTGGTTATATCGGAACCTATACAAAAGGAAACAGTAAAGGAATCTACTCTTTTAAACTTGATGTTGAGGCAGCGATTATTTCTGATATTAAAGAAGTTGCACAAATGGAGAATCCAACATACTTGAACATAAGTAAGAACAATCATTATCTGTACGCTGTTAATAAAAAAGGCGAGGTTGGTGGAGTTTCTTCATTCTCTATTGACCCAGTTACTCACGAGCTTACCACCATTAATTCCCAGATGCTTCCTGGTTCATCCCCCTGCCATGTAAGCGTAGATAGTAGCGGTAAGTTATTATTTAGTGCCAATTACCACAAAGGTACCGTCGAATCTTATTTGATTGATTCAGTTGATGGCTCGATTCGTCCTCCATCTTCTGTTGTACAGCATGAAGGCCACGGTCCAGACCCTAGACAAGAAAAACCTCATGTCCATTTTGCCGGGGTTACCCCAGATGAAAAGTTTCTTGCAGTGGTTGATTTAGGGATTGATGCTCTTATAACCTATGAGATTGCTAAAGATGGGAAGATGGCTGAAAAAAGCAGACTGAATGTATCTGCTGGCAGCGGTCCGCGACATCTTACTTTTCACCAGAATCAAAAAATAGCTTATTTAATGACAGAGTTTAGCTCTGAGGTTATTGTTTTAGAGTATAACGAGAGGGATGGCAGCTTTTTAGTAGTTCAAACGATTTCAACTCTTCCAGACAATTTTGCAGAAAACAACCAAGGTAGTGCGATACATATTTCTAGAGATGGTTTGTTTGTTTACGCGGGTAATCGTGGTCATAATAGTATCGCCGTATTTGGTGTTGACCAAGATACAGGAACGCTGCATTTTGTGGAGCATGTTTCAACTGCGGGAGATTGGCCGCGGGATTTTGAGATAGATCCTTCAGGGAAGTTCATTGTGGCCTCTAATCAGAATTCGAGTAATCTTGTCTTATTTGCCCGGGATCAAGAAACTGGAAGATTAACTCTATTACAGTCAGATGTTGAAATCCCAGATCCTGTTTGTGTGAAATTTTTGCATTATTAA